A DNA window from Enoplosus armatus isolate fEnoArm2 chromosome 9, fEnoArm2.hap1, whole genome shotgun sequence contains the following coding sequences:
- the cmtm8b gene encoding CKLF-like MARVEL transmembrane domain-containing protein 8b, producing the protein MERAAVVSARRTPSVPECNISTSTLAFDQRFTTTAKGLLLLAEIVCGMLVWILVGGTEYFHLPALCWVMFVAILCWILTVCLFIIYLTGAHNRIPQVPWTILSLCLNCVATALYLVTAVVDAHSINQATRGRHNYNCWAASAFFACLTTLCYAGSSYLSYRAWKTAEEGQ; encoded by the exons ATGGAGAGAGCCGCTGTGGTGTCGGCCCGCAGGACTCCCTCTGTACCTGAATGCAACATCTCAACCTCCACCTTGGCCTTTGACCAGCGCTTCACCACGACTGCCAAGGGACTGCTTCTCCTGGCTGAGATA gTGTGTGGTATGTTGGTGTGGATTCTGGTCGGGGGTACAGAGTATTTTCATCTGCCTGCTCTCTGCTGGGTGATGTTTGTTGCCATCTTGTGCTGGATTCTGACCGTTTGTCTGTTTATAATTTACCTCACTGGAGCCCACAACAGGATACCACAGGTCCCCTGGACTATACTg TCGCTGTGTTTGAACTGTGTTGCCACGGCTCTGTACCTGGTGACAGCAGTCGTAGATGCTCACTCAATCAACCAGGCCACTAGGGGGCGACACAACTACAACTGCTGGGCAGCATCAGCA TTCTTTGCATGTCTCACCACACTGTGCTATGCAGGAAGCAGTTACCTGAGCTACCGTGCCTGGAAAACCGCAGAAGAGGGACAATAG